A region from the Antennarius striatus isolate MH-2024 chromosome 24, ASM4005453v1, whole genome shotgun sequence genome encodes:
- the LOC137591329 gene encoding bile salt export pump-like, protein MPTGSVKLQSIKKLGQENHGYEFSDEEPAVSYMTMASSKENEKGHRDADKPAIRVGFFQLFRFASCKEVLMMVFGGVCAVLHGSAQPLMLLVFGLLTDTFIEYDIELNELSDDRKECVNNTIQWKKNYTAADGPIPLLNQSDWSFMNNSTWEMPKNRSCGILDIEYEMTMFAFYYVGIAAAVFLLGYFQISLWVTAAARQIQLIRKMYFSKVMRMEIGWFDCTSVGELNTRMSDDINKINDAIADQVAIFLQRFTTFVCGFCIGFVKGWKLTLVIVAASPLIGVGAGLMALFVAKLTGMELQAYAKAGAVADEVLSSIRTVAAFGGEQKEVQRYDRNLVSAQRWGIRKGLIMGFFTGYMWLIIFLCYGLAFWYGSTLVVDTEEYSPGTLLQVFFGVLIAAMNLGQASPCLEAFAAGRGAATIIFETIEREPEIDCLSEAGYKLDRVKGDLEFHNVTFYYPSRPEVKILDQLSVAVKSGETTAFVGPSGSGKSSAIQLIQRFYDPKEGMVTLDGHDIRGLNIQWLRSLIGIVEQEPVLFATTIAENIRYGRPGVSMDDIIAATKEANAYNFIMDLPQKFDTLVGEGGGQMSGGQKQRIAIARALVRNPRILLLDMATSALDNESEAIVQEALDKVRMGRTTISIAHRLSTIKNADVIVGFEHGRAVERGKHNDLLERKGVYFTLVTLQSQGDKALNEKARQMADTGEEPERLSRAGSYRASLRASIRQRSRSQISNLIPESTVPLAGELGSRAYVASQADKSKDAILEEEEEEELVEPAPVARILKYNLPEWPYMLFGSLGAAVNGGVNPVYSLLFSQILATFSITDTAVQRKEIDSICLFFVMVGVVSFFTQMLQGYAFSKSGELLTRRLRRLGFHAMLGQEIGWFDDHKNSPGALTTRLATDASQVQGATGSQIGMIVNSLTNIGVAVFMSFYFSWKLTLLILCFLPFIALSGGFQAKMLTGFAKEDKQAMEAAGRISGEALNNIRTIAGLGKERSFVDMYEAQLDAPYRAALKKANVYGACYGFAQCIVFLTNSASYRFGGYLVRHEGLHFSLVFRVISAIVTSGTALGRASSYTPDYAKAKISAARFFQLLDRVPQISVYSDKGNKWDNFQGNIDFIDCKFTYPTRPDIQVLNGLSVSVKPGQTLAFVGSSGCGKSTSVQLLERFYDPDHGKVLIDGHESTRVSVPFLRSKIGIVSQEPILFDCSIAENIKYGDNSRQISMDEVISAAKKAQLHDFVMSLPEKYDTSVGAQGSQLSRGQKQRIAIARAIIRDPKVLLLDEATSALDTESEKTVQEALDRAREGRTCIVIAHRLSTIQNSDIIAVMSRGFVIEKGTHDQLMALKGAYYKLVTTGAPIS, encoded by the exons ATGCCGACTGGATCAGTGAAACtgcaaagcattaaaaaactGGGACAGGAAAACCATGGCTATGAGTTTTCAGATGAAG AGCCAGCTGTCTCCTATAT GACCATGGCTTCTTCCaaggaaaatgaaaa AGGTCATAGAGATGCGGACAAACCAGCGATACGGGTCGGCTTCTTTCAGCTG TTTCGTTTTGCCTCGTGCAAAGAGGTGCTGATGATGGTGTTCGGCGGCGTGTGCGCGGTGCTGCACGGCTCGGCCCAGCCCCTCATGCTGCTGGTGTTCGGCCTCCTCACCGACACGTTCATCGAGTACGACATCGAGCTGAACGAGCTGAGCGATGACAGGAAGGAGTGCGTCAATAACACCATCCAATGGAAGAAAAATTACACAGCAGCCGACGGTCCGATCCCACTGCTTAACCAGTCGGACTGGAGCTTCATGAACAATTCAACGTGGGAGATGCCAAAGAACAGGTCGTGTGG GATTCTCGACATTGAATATGAAATGACCATGTTTGCCTTCTACTATGTTGGAATTGCAGCAGCTGTGTTCTTGCTGGGATATTTTCAG ATCTCCCTGTGGGTGACGGCGGCTGCCAGACAGATTCAGCTCATAAGAAAAATGTACTTCAGCAaagtgatgaggatggagatcGGATGGTTTGACTGCACCTCTGTAGGGGAGCTGAACACTCGCATGTCAGA CGATATCAATAAGATCAACGACGCCATTGCAGATCAAGTCGCCATTTTTCTGCAGCGTTTCACCACctttgtttgtggtttttgcATCGGCTTTGTGAAAGGATGGAAATTAACTCTGGTCATCGTCGCAGCAAGTCCTCTGATTGGTGTTGGAGCCGGTCTCATGGCTCTG TTTGTGGCTAAACTAACCGGGATGGAGCTGCAGGCCTACGCTAAAGCCGGGGCCGTGGCTGATGAGGTCCTCTCGTCTATCCGGACTGTTGCTGCTTTTGGTGGAGAGCAGAAAGAGGTACAAAG ATATGACAGGAACTTGGTTTCTGCCCAGCGTTGGGGCATCAGAAAAGGTCTGATCATGGGTTTTTTCACTGGATACATGTGGCTGATCATCTTCTTGTGCTATGGCCTGGCTTTTTGGTATGGCTCCACTCTGGTGGTTGACACAGAGGAGTACTCACCAGGAACTCTACTGCAG GTGTTCTTTGGTGTTCTGATAGCAGCCATGAATTTGGGGCAGGCCTCTCCATGCCTAGAGGCATTTGCTGCAGGTCGTGGGGCTGCCACCATCATCTTTGAGACAATAGAAAGA GAGCCGGAGATCGATTGTCTATCTGAGGCTGGGTACAAGCTCGACAGAGTTAAAGGAGATCTTGAGTTTCACAACGTGACTTTCTACTACCCGTCCAGACCTGAAGTCAAG ATCCTGGACCAGCTCAGTGTGGCAGTGAAGTCAGGAGAGACCACAGCCTTCGTTGGCCCGAGTGGTTCAGGGAAGAGCAGTGCAATACAACTCATCCAGCGCTTCTACGACCCTAAAGAAGGAATG GTCACCCTGGATGGCCATGACATCAGAGGGCTGAACATCCAATGGCTGCGCTCGCTGATTGGCATCGTGGAGCAGGAGCCGGTGCTGTTCGCCACCACCATCGCTGAGAACATTCGCTACGGCCGACCCGGCGTCTCCATGGACGATATCATTGCCGCGACAAAGGAGGCCAACGCTTACAACTTCATCATGGACCTGCCACAG AAATTTGATACCTTGGTGGGCGAGGGTGGAGGTCAGATGAGTGGAGGACAGAAGCAGCGTATTGCCATCGCTCGAGCGCTGGTTAGGAATCCTCGCATCCTCCTGTTGGACATGGCGACCTCTGCCCTTGACAATGAGAGTGAGGCTATAGTCCAAGAGGCTTTGGATAAA GTTCGCATGGGTCGCACCACCATCTCCATAGCTCACCGACTGTCTACCATAAAGAACGCCGACGTGATTGTTGGCTTTGAGCACGGTCGGGCGGTGGAGAGGGGCAAACACAACGATCtgctggaaaggaaaggagtcTACTTCACTCTTGTCACCTTGCAGAGCCAAGGAGATAAGGCTCTAAATGAGAAGGCTCGACAAA TGGCAGACACAGGAGAAGAGCCAGAGAGACTATCCAGAGCAGGAAGCTACCGCGCCAGTCTGAG AGCCTCCATCCGTCAGCGATCCCGATCCCAGATTTCCAACCTGATCCCAGAGTCTACCGTTCCCCTTGCTGGAGAGCTCGGCTCCAGAGCCTACGTCGCGTcgcaggcagacaaatccaag GATGCcatcctggaggaggaggaggaggaggaacttgTGGAGCCTGCTCCGGTTGCCAGGATCCTGAAGTACAACCTTCCCGAGTGGCCCTACATGCTCTTTGGATCCTTAGGGGCCGCTGTAAATGGAGGGGTGAACCCAGTTTACTCTTTGCTCTTCAGTCAAATCTTGGCG acaTTTTCAATTACAGATACTGCAGTTCAGAGGAAGGAGATTGACAGCATTTGCCTGTTCTTCGTCATGGTTGGCGTGGTGTCGTTCTTCACTCAGATGCTGCAG GGCTACGCTTTCTCCAAGTCCGGGGAGCTTCTGACCCGCAGGTTGCGGCGGCTCGGCTTCCATGCTATGCTGGGTCAAGAGATTGGatggtttgatgatcacaagaACAGCCCTGGAGCTCTCACCACACGCCTGGCGACTGACGCATCACAAGTTCAAGGA GCCACAGGCTCGCAGATCGGCATGATCGTCAACTCCCTGACCAACATCGGCGTGGCCGTCTTCATGTCCTTCTACTTCAGCTGGAAGCTCACGCTGCTCATCCTCTGCTTCCTCCCGTTCATCGCTCTGTCGGGTGGTTTCCAGGCCAAGATGCTAACAGGGTTCGCCAAGGAGGACAAGCAAGCCATGGAGGCCGCCGGACGG ATTTCTGGAGAGGCTCTAAACAACATCCGCACCATCGCTGGCTTGGGCAAAGAGAGGAGTTTCGTGGATATGTATGAGGCCCAGCTCGACGCACCGTATCGGGCAGCGCTGAAGAAAGCCAACGTGTACGGCGCGTGTTATGGTTTCGCCCAATGCATCGTCTTCCTGACCAACTCAGCTTCATACAGGTTTGGTGGCTACCTGGTGCGACATGAAGGGCTTCATTTCAGCTTGGTGTTCAG AGTAATCTCAGCCATCGTCACCAGTGGGACGGCCCTTGGCAGAGCATCCTCATACACGCCAGACTACGCCAAAGCCAAGATCTCGGCCGCTCGCTTCTTCCAGCTGCTTGACCGCGTGCCACAGATCAGCGTATACAGCGATAAGGGCAATAAATGG GATAACTTCCAAGGGAACATTGACTTCATTGACTGTAAGTTCACCTACCCCACCAGACCTGACATCCAGGTCCTGAATGGGCTGAGCGTGTCGGTGAAACCTGGCCAGACGTTGGCTTTTGTGGGCAGCAGCGGATGCGGGAAGAGCACCAGTGTGCAGCTGCTGGAGAGGTTTTATGATCCCGACCATGGCAAAGTG CTGATTGATGGCCACGAGTCGACTCGTGTCAGCGTGCCCTTCCTTCGCTCCAAGATTGGCATCGTGTCCCAGGAGCCCATCTTGTTTGACTGCAGCATCGCAGAGAACATCAAGTACGGCGACAACTCAAGGCAAATCAGCATGGATGAGGTCATCTCAGCTGCCAAGAAGGCCCAGCTTCACGACTTTGTCATGTCACTCCCTGAG AAATACGACACAAGCGTCGGCGCCCAGGGCTCTCAGCTGTCTCGCGGTCAGAAGCAGCGCATCGCCATCGCTAGGGCGATTATACGCGACCCTAAGGTCCTCCTCCTGGACGAAGCCACCTCTGCCCTAGACACGGAGAGCGAGAAG ACGGTGCAGGAAGCCCTGGACCGAGCCAGAGAGGGGCGGACCTGTATTGTCATCGCCCACCGCCTGTCCACCATTCAGAACTCCGACATCATCGCCGTCATGTCCAGAGGCTTTGTGATTGAGAAAGGAACGCACGACCAGC
- the LOC137591328 gene encoding retinol dehydrogenase 7-like isoform X1 → MEVEPTSVMYLFLLGLVVFYYLYRWVRELPRVPDKGNKYVYITGCDSGFGNLLARHLDKQGFRVIAGCFTEKGEVDLKKSCSPNLTTAHLDVRSKESVDNVAAMIKDKVGSRGLWAVVNNAGVAIPTAPHDWLVIDDYKSMLDVNLLGVISVTLSVLPLIKKARGRVVNVASVFGRISATGGPYTISKYGVEAFNDSLRLNMAPFGVKVLCIEPGFFKTNVTDVSILNKNVNMLWDRMPQEVRDDYGTEFLQKTLEIMLDKVAQLSDADLMKVVSCMEHAIAATRPRTRYSPGWDAKFFWLPLSYMPSCVSDYIFNLQSIPLAVQKQ, encoded by the exons ATGGAGGTTGAACCAACATCAG TCATGTACCTGTTCCTCCTGGGCTTGGTGGTTTTCTACTACCTGTACCGCTGGGTCAGGGAGCTGCCCCGGGTCCCAGACAAGGGCAACAAGTATGTCTACATCACGGGTTGCGACTCTGGCTTTGGAAACCTCCTGGCCCGCCATCTGGACAAGCAGGGCTTCAGAGTGATCGCCGGCTGTTTCACGGAGAAGGGAGAGGTGGACCTGAAGAAGTCCTGCTCCCCCAACCTGACCACGGCTCACCTGGACGTCAGGTCCAAGGAGAGCGTTGACAACGTCGCAGCCATGATTAAGGATAAAGTTGGGAGTCGTG GATTATGGGCTGTGGTCAACAATGCAGGCGTGGCTATTCCCACGGCCCCACACGATTGGCTGGTCATCGATGACTATAAATCCATGCTGGATGTCAATCTGCTCGGGGTGATCTCGGTGACTCTGAGCGTCCTGCCGCTCATTAAGAAGGCTCGTGGACGGGTGGTCAACGTAGCCAGTGTGTTTGGGAGGATCAGTGCCACCGGAGGTCCGTACACTATCTCTAAGTATGGAGTGGAGGCTTTCAATGATAGTCTCAG GTTGAATATGGCGCCTTTTGGTGTCAAAGTTCTCTGCATTGAGCCGGGCTTCTTCAAGACAAACGTGACCGACGTGTCCATCCTGAACAAAAACGTCAATATGCTGTGGGACAGAATGCCCCAGGAGGTCAGGGATGACTACGGAACTGAATTTCTACAAAAGA CATTAGAGATTATGCTTGATAAAGTTGCCCAGTTGAGCGACGCAGATCTGATGAAGGTGGTCAGCTGCATGGAGCACGCTATCGCCGCCACCCGGCCCCGTACCCGCTACTCCCCTGGTTGGGATGCCAAGTTTTTCTGGCTGCCGCTGTCATACATGCCGTCCTGTGTCTCTGACTACATCTTCAACCTGCAGTCCATTCCTCTTGCCGTTCAGAAGCAGTGA
- the LOC137591328 gene encoding retinol dehydrogenase 7-like isoform X2, whose amino-acid sequence MYLFLLGLVVFYYLYRWVRELPRVPDKGNKYVYITGCDSGFGNLLARHLDKQGFRVIAGCFTEKGEVDLKKSCSPNLTTAHLDVRSKESVDNVAAMIKDKVGSRGLWAVVNNAGVAIPTAPHDWLVIDDYKSMLDVNLLGVISVTLSVLPLIKKARGRVVNVASVFGRISATGGPYTISKYGVEAFNDSLRLNMAPFGVKVLCIEPGFFKTNVTDVSILNKNVNMLWDRMPQEVRDDYGTEFLQKTLEIMLDKVAQLSDADLMKVVSCMEHAIAATRPRTRYSPGWDAKFFWLPLSYMPSCVSDYIFNLQSIPLAVQKQ is encoded by the exons ATGTACCTGTTCCTCCTGGGCTTGGTGGTTTTCTACTACCTGTACCGCTGGGTCAGGGAGCTGCCCCGGGTCCCAGACAAGGGCAACAAGTATGTCTACATCACGGGTTGCGACTCTGGCTTTGGAAACCTCCTGGCCCGCCATCTGGACAAGCAGGGCTTCAGAGTGATCGCCGGCTGTTTCACGGAGAAGGGAGAGGTGGACCTGAAGAAGTCCTGCTCCCCCAACCTGACCACGGCTCACCTGGACGTCAGGTCCAAGGAGAGCGTTGACAACGTCGCAGCCATGATTAAGGATAAAGTTGGGAGTCGTG GATTATGGGCTGTGGTCAACAATGCAGGCGTGGCTATTCCCACGGCCCCACACGATTGGCTGGTCATCGATGACTATAAATCCATGCTGGATGTCAATCTGCTCGGGGTGATCTCGGTGACTCTGAGCGTCCTGCCGCTCATTAAGAAGGCTCGTGGACGGGTGGTCAACGTAGCCAGTGTGTTTGGGAGGATCAGTGCCACCGGAGGTCCGTACACTATCTCTAAGTATGGAGTGGAGGCTTTCAATGATAGTCTCAG GTTGAATATGGCGCCTTTTGGTGTCAAAGTTCTCTGCATTGAGCCGGGCTTCTTCAAGACAAACGTGACCGACGTGTCCATCCTGAACAAAAACGTCAATATGCTGTGGGACAGAATGCCCCAGGAGGTCAGGGATGACTACGGAACTGAATTTCTACAAAAGA CATTAGAGATTATGCTTGATAAAGTTGCCCAGTTGAGCGACGCAGATCTGATGAAGGTGGTCAGCTGCATGGAGCACGCTATCGCCGCCACCCGGCCCCGTACCCGCTACTCCCCTGGTTGGGATGCCAAGTTTTTCTGGCTGCCGCTGTCATACATGCCGTCCTGTGTCTCTGACTACATCTTCAACCTGCAGTCCATTCCTCTTGCCGTTCAGAAGCAGTGA
- the LOC137591468 gene encoding retinol dehydrogenase 7-like, with translation MYLFLLGLVVFYYLYRWVRELPRVPDKGNKYVYITGCDSGFGNLLARHLDKQGFRVIAGCFTEKGEVDLKKSCSPNLTTAHLDVRSKESVDNVAAMIEDKVGDLGLWAVVNNAGVAIPTAPHDWLVIDDYKSMLDVNLLGVISVTLSVLPLIKKARGRVVNVASVFGRISATGGPYTISKYGVEAFNDSLRLNMAPFGVKVLCIEPGFFKTNVTDVSILRKNLKMLWDRMPQEVRDDYGTEFLQKMLGIILNQVAQMSDGDLMKVVSCMEHAIAATWPRIRYSPGWDAKFFWLPLSYMPSCVSDYVLSRQLISFSIEKQ, from the exons ATGTACCTGTTCCTCCTGGGCTTGGTGGTTTTCTACTACCTGTACCGCTGGGTCAGGGAGCTGCCCCGGGTCCCAGACAAGGGCAACAAGTATGTCTACATCACGGGTTGCGACTCTGGCTTTGGAAACCTCTTGGCACGCCATCTGGACAAGCAGGGCTTCAGAGTTATCGCCGGCTGTTTCACGGAGAAGGGAGAGGTGGACCTGAAGAAGTCCTGCTCCCCCAACCTGACCACGGCTCACCTGGACGTCAGGTCCAAGGAGAGCGTTGACAATGTCGCAGCCATGATTGAGGATAAAGTTGGGGATCTCG GATTATGGGCTGTGGTCAACAATGCAGGCGTGGCTATTCCCACGGCCCCACACGATTGGCTGGTCATCGATGACTATAAATCCATGCTGGATGTCAATCTGCTCGGGGTGATCTCGGTGACTCTGAGCGTCCTGCCGCTCATTAAGAAGGCTCGTGGACGGGTGGTCAACGTAGCCAGTGTGTTTGGGAGGATCAGTGCCACCGGAGGCCCGTACACTATCTCTAAGTATGGAGTGGAGGCTTTCAATGATAGTCTCAG GTTGAATATGGCGCCTTTTGGTGTCAAAGTCCTCTGCATTGAGCCAGGCTTCTTCAAGACAAACGTGACCGATGTGTCCATCCTGAGAAAAAACCTCAAGATGCTGTGGGACAGAATGCCCCAGGAGGTCAGGGATGACTACGGAACTGAATTTCTACAAAAGA TGTTAGGGATCATACTCAATCAAGTTGCCCAGATGAGCGATGGAGATCTGATGAAGGTGGTCAGCTGCATGGAGCACGCTATCGCCGCCACCTGGCCTCGCATCCGCTACTCCCCTGGCTGGGATGCCAAGTTTTTCTGGCTGCCGCTGTCATACATGCCGTCCTGTGTCTCTGACTATGTGTTGAGCCGgcaattaatttcttttagcaTTGAGAAGCAGTGA